The Pseudomonas sp. KU26590 genomic sequence AGGAGCAGGTCCCCGAGTTATTCGTGGACGTGCCGGTTGATGAGCACGTTGAAAAGGTATTACTGGATATTGCCAGAGGGTTTCAGACGCTGATCAACAGCCCCGAGTCCATCGACCTGAACCGTTTGATCATCACCTTGGGACCGCAGGGAGCATCGCTGACTCAGGTGTTCTTCGAAGCAGGACCGCAACGGGTCCTGCACGAACTGGAGCGGTTTTTGGGTAAGCTGAGCGGTAAAAACGGGCTGCATTTTGAATCGCCCCTTGATGCGGCGGGGCATTTTTTGAGTTTGATCAAGGGCGTGCACCATTTCAGGCTTCTCATCGGCACCGGGGAAATAGCGGACGAGCAGACTGCCGACCATCATGCCAGTGAAGTGGTAACGCTGTTCTTGAAGGCGTATCGGGTTTAGGGCTGTAGAAATGATGGTGATCACACCGGCCTCTTCCCGGCTGAAGCCGGTCCCACTGAAAGCATCGCGTGCATCCATAGAGATCGGCGCCGGCCAGTATTGTGGGACCGGCTTTAGCCGGGAAGGCGTCAGGCGTCACAATTAGGAATTGATGGTGCGCACGCGGGCCTCTTCCCGGCTGAAGCCGGTCCTACAACACCGCGTGCATCCATGGATACTGGCGCCGGACTATATTGTGGGACCGGCTTTAGCCGGGAAAGCGCCAGACGCCACACCACAAATCTGATGATGATCCCACCGGCCTCTTCCCGGCTGAAGCCGGTCCTACAACACCGCGCGTACCCGTAGGACTGGCTTGCGATCAATCAGCGAGGCTCGTGCATCGGGCAGCCGTTGTGGCTGGCGCGGAAGCCTGAAGACAGCTCATAGGACGGCTTGCGCACCCGCATGACGCCGCCCAGTGGACGGTGCTCAACCACGCCGTGCCAGGGGCTGAAGGCCATGCCGTCGTCGATTTCTTGCTGGCGTTCTTCTGACCAGCTGTCTTGGGGTGGCACTTCGATACGGGCCACGGTCACGAAAGGGCTCAGCTCCTCGGACCATTCCACAGAAGCATCTTCAATCGGCATTTTTTCAAGGTCGGTCGCCAGCTGGATACGCACGTCCCACACCCCTCCCTTGCTCGCGAAGTGACTGCGTACCGCTTCACGCAAACCGTCGGGATGGCCATTCAGGTCCACCTTCTGATCGGTCAACGCAGTGAGTTCGGGGGAAACAGGCACCAGGCTCAGCTTGGCGTAATAGCAGCCATAGAGAAACGGCACGACGCTGTTATAGGTTTCACCCAGTAAATGGGTCATCGGGTGCCCGCCCAGTGACTTGAGCGTGCCACTCTCACCGCCCATGGCTTCAACCGTCGACTCCAGACCTCGAAACAATGCCGACAGCGCTTTCTTCATGCCGGGTGCTTTGTCGGTGGTTTTGGCAAGCAGCTTCAGGGTCTTGAGGAAGTCCTTGGGCGTGGCTGCACCAAACGCTTTGACATTCTGCATGACGAAGTCCTGGGTGACCTGACCTTCGCTGCCGTGCAGGCGCGCGCCCTGCACGCCGACCAGCTTGATGGCCAGCCCGCGCGGCGTTGACACCTTGTCGTCCAGCAGGTCACCCGGATTGGTTGAAAAGCGCATCCTCACGTCCAGCGTGCCGGGATGCGCGAAGACGCCCTGCGCCAACTCAGCGGGCAGGCCATCCAGAATATGGATCTGCCCGTGCAGCAAACCATGGGCCTTGGCATGCACGCTGCGTATGGCGTGACCGCCATCCTTGTAGGTGGTTTCCAGAATGCTGTGCATGGTCTCAGCCAGCTCTTTGCTCGTCTGAGCCTCATCATCGGGTATCTGCTCAAACTGAGGCTCGAACGGCAAGGGCGTTACGGACAAAGGGGAAGTGCTCATCGGTGATCTCCGGCTACAGCTCTGGTCAGGGCAATCGCCGATGAGCGCACACCTGAAACGGTGGCTTGTCAGGCATCGGCACAGCAGAGGACTGCGCCGACGGTTGCCAGGTTCAGGTTTACCGGATGAGTGTCATGAACCCATGCTCTTCAACGCCTTCTTCGGGTAAATGTCGTAGCGGCTGGATTTGCCGTCCAGCGCGTAAGACGGCTTGGTGCCTTCGATGCTCGGTGCCTTGCGCGGGCGTTTCACCACGACGCGATGAGTCGCCAGCGCCAGCGCCGCTTCCAGCAACGCCGGGGCGTCCATGTCGTCACCCACCAGCGGGCGGAACAGGCGCATTTCCTTCTTCACCAGCGCGGTCTTTTCCCGGTGTGGGAACATCGGATCAAGGTAAATGACCTGGGGCGGCTCGCCTTCCCACTGACGGATCAGCTCGATGGAGTTGCCGGTCAACAGGTGCATCTGCGCGATGATCCCGCCCACGTCCAGATCCCTCGCCCCGCGCGCCAGACCGTCTTCGAGCAGCGCCGCGATGATCGGCTGGCGCTCGATCAGACTTATTTCGCACCCCAGACTCGCCAGTACAAACGCATCCTTGCCCAGCCCCGCCGTGGCATCCAGCACCCGAGGCCGTACGCCCGGCTGAATGCCCACGGCCTTGGCGATCATCTGCCCGCTGCCGCCGCCAAACAGACGCCGATGTGCCGCCTTGCCTTCGATGAAATCCACGCGCACCGGGCCCGGCGCGTCGTCACCCAGTTGCTGCAATTGCAGGCCGTCTTCGGCCACTTGCAGGGCGAAATCCGCGTCTGCATCGTCCAGCGGCAAACCCAGCCGAAGCGCCCACTGCGCTGCGGTTTCCTGCCCGTCGGGGGTCAGGCTGTCGACCCGAATGCGGCTGCCCGCGTGCTGCTCAGTCATTGTCTCTACGCGCTCAAATATTCTTAATGATTGGCAACATCTGCCGATAACAAAAGTATCCGGCATTTTGCCAGACCCACGGGCTGTACTGAGCGCTTATGTCAGACATTCAGCAAACCTCCTCGATAGGCTATTTGACGTACGCAGGCGACTACAGCGTACGCAATACCCAAACCCTGAGCGGCGTCACGCAGCTCTGGCAGGATGCGTTTGCCCGTGCGATGGCTCAGCAGGTCGATGACAACGCTGGCGCCGCCCCGGAATACAGCGCCCTCGCCACAACGGACAACCTGACCGGCGAGCCGATTGCCGGAGCGACCGCACTGGGCAAGATCGTCGAGCAACGTGAGTGCCCGGTTCAGGACAAGGAAATCGCGCCGCCGGAGCCGCTGTTTTTGCCCATCGCCGAATTCGAATGGGATCTGGCCGACAAGCCCGCCAAGCCTTTCACCGCGATGGAAATGATCGAGCAGCAACGCAACCTCAAATTCGATGACACCTGGGTCCGCCCGACCGTCCTCAACCCCTACGATGACAGCGTTGAACCAGGCCCGGGTCCTCAGCCTCGCCCTCTGTTCCTGCCAATTGCCGAGTTCGAATGGGACCTGGCAGACAAGCCCGCAACGCCTTTCAGTGCCGATGAAATGACCGAGCAGCAGCGTCATCTGGCCTTCGATAACGGCTGGGCGCGGCCGATTGTGCTGCAGAATCTTCGTATCGCTGCCTGAGACTGATCCCGCGTTTGTCCCGCCTCAGCGACACACCCGCCAGCGTCCCATGTCCAGATGAAAGTGGTTTCGGTGCGCGGCGTTGTAGTCCGGGCTCAGCACCGTGTTGAACTGCTGGCAGGCGCCATCCCTCACCCATCTCAGAAAACGCCCCTCGTCGCTGTCATCTTTCCAGTCCTTGAGCACCGAAATCCTGCGCCCGTCTGCCAGTCGAAAGCCGGCGATGTCCAGCGCGTTGGCAGTAGCGTGCTGGCTCAGGCGGCCTTCGCTGCGGTTGTAGATGTTGCGACAGGCGAAGCTGCCCAAGTGATCGACCTGCGTGACCTTTTGCCCGAACACCGCCTGGGCCGCCGGCTGCAACTGATGGATATCGAACAGCGCGTACGCCACGGCCAGGCGGCAACTGGACAGAAAACTGCTGCTCAGCGCGACGTCGCCACCCTGGATACGCAGCGTGTTGGTCAGCGGGCATTTGGCGTCGGCGGCGCTGTCGGCCTGGTGCGTGTAGCGCAGGGTCGAGGTTTGCAGCGCGGCCTCGCACAACGCCGGATCGGCCTGCAATCGCCAGAGCTTGAAAGGCGTAATGAGGTTGGGCTCGTCCCGCACATTCAGTGGGGCCCACGGGTTCCAGCGCTCAGCGACAGGCAACCAGCCACGCCAGATCGACACCGCGACCGCCGCGCTGATCAAAACCAGTAGAAGAAAGAAGGTCGAGCCGCGCATGCAGGAAGGTTCTCGTCTGACGTAGGGAAAATCTACCCTATGTCGACCTCAGAGCAGCCCGAGTTGCTCCACTTGCCGACCGCGATCCAGTTGCGGCAGATCGGGCAGCCCCGGCAACAACGTCATCAGTTGATGGTGAAAACGACGGGCCAGCTGGGGCGAGGCGATGTTGTCAGGCGTGTGCAGAAATACCGAAGGCGTGCGCCCCTCTTCGATCCAGCCGGCCACCTTTTCCGCCCACTGCACGATGAAGCCTTCGTTGATCGCCTCATCCGGACCGCCGATGAAGCGCACCTGCGGAAAGGACGTCAGCGCCGCCGGACGCGGTGGCACTTTGGGCTTCTTCGATTGCGCATGAAGCACAGCTGGGTCAGTGGAGACGGAACTGAACAACGGCCGGGAATCGAGACAGATACGCTCCACGCCTCGGTCGAGCAACAGGCGGTTGAGTTGACGCTCGTCCTCGCCCTTGGTGAAAAACGCCATGTTGCGCACTTCCACCGCCAACGGCCGCCCTTCCAGGGCATCAATGAAAGCAGCCAGCTCATTCAGCCGATGGGGGCCGAAACTGGACGACAGCTGCAGCCACAGCGGTTGAAGTCTAGACCCCAGTGGCGCCAGCAGTTGCAGGAAATCCTCTACCGCGCCCAAGTGGTCGCGCAGGTCGCCGCCGTGGCTGATGTCACGGGGGATTTTGGCGCTGAAGCGGAAATGCTCAGGCAAGGCGTCCGCCCAGCGCTGAACGATCTCAGGCTTGGGACGGGCGTAAAACGTGGTGTTGCCCTCGACGGCGTTGAAGACCTGCGCGTACAACCCGAGTAAATCCAGGTCTGGGGCATCCGGCGGGTACAGCGACTCACGCCAGGCTTTTTCGCTCCAGGACGGGCAACCGATGTAGTAAGGCGGGTGGGCGAGGTTCAAACGTGGAGGTCGAGCCCGGAGACTTCGAGGTCCCAGTCGACGAAGGTCGAGGTCATCAGATAGCTGCTGAGCGCGTGGGCGACTCGGGTGCTCATGGCACGGGGGAAGATGATGTCTTGCTGACGCGCGGGCACGTTTGCCGTGGTACCGGTCTGGCGCCGCGCCACTTGCGGATTCACTTCGATCTCGTCGTTCACTTCCTCGAACGCGCCGTCTACCGTCGCAGAGTCCCTGCGTGGCTTGCGCTTGATCGGGTACGAACGTGGTGAGGGACCGGTGACTCGCATCATGCTTACTCGGCGTCTGATGGTGGCAATTTAATCTCACAGCAAGCCGTTAAGCAAACATGTGAACGATAACTAGACCACACTTATTGCCAATTGTTTAAAGCAGCCTGAATTTTATGCAGATTTATCGCTGAACGGTCATCAACAGTGTGACGTGGGTCGCAGATCAGGCGTAACTGGGCTTGGGGATACCCGCCATTCGTAGGAGCCGGATTGCTGGCGAACACAATTCAACCCGTCATTGCAGCAGTGCCGGATGACGTAGGTTCGCCAGCAAGCCGGCTCCTATGTATGGACTCGCCTCCACTGTCTACCCGCTTTTCAACACCGCCACCCGGTTGCATCTATGTATAAGGCCTGTTCGAGGAAGCCGCTCTGGGCTTCTGGCCAACATTGGTTGAGCTCGCGGTATGCCTATTACAGTCAGGCCTCAAGGGCCAGTAGGAGCCAAGGCATCTATCCGCGACGGTCTTACCTGGGGTCAATGTTTTCTAGCAGGGGCAGGAGCGCTTTTGCGCCCCGGTGGCAGAACGCTTTGGATCAGTGACTCATCGCCGCCGCCTGCCTATTGGACGGCTCACGACGATAAGTCTGATCATTCTGTAAAAGCGACCAGATGATGCGCAGGTTGCGGTTCGCCAGCCGTACGGCGGCTTTTTTGCTTCCCAGACGGCTCAGCCACTGCAACAGCCGACGGTCATCCGGCTGCTCGGAGTCGTGCCGCAGCTGCCTCAACACTGCATGAGCACCCTGTATCGCCAGGCTGCGGATGTACCCATCACCACGCTTGGTCATTCGACCCAGGCGAACCCGCTCTCCTGAGCTGTTTTGATCGGGCACCAGGCCGAAGTAGGCCGCAAACATGCGCGCGTCAGCGAATCGCTCAGGCCGGGTTTGCTTGGCTACTATCGCGGTGGCAATGATCGGCCCGACACCGCGTATGGTCATCAGCCGCACGGCGGTCTTGTCCCGTTTCGCAGCAACCTCCAGACGCCCGGTCAATACACTGACTCGCTCGCCCAAATGGCGCCATTCGCCCAGCAACTCGTCGATCAGTTCGCGCAACATCTCCGGCAACGGCTGGGTAGCGTCTTCCAGTACCCGAGGTACTTTCTGGCTGATCGCCACCTCGCCTTGCGCCATGGCGACGCCGTGCTCGAGCAGCAAACCGCGCATCTGGTTACCCACTGCTGTGCGCCGACGCACGTAACCTTGGCGAATACGGTGCAATGCCTGCATGGCCAACTCCGCGGCACTTTTGATGGGCACTGCCGAAATTCTGCTGTCGCGGCCCGCGCGCAATATTGCGAGCGCATCGTTGCGATCATTCTTGGCGCCGCTGCGATGATCAGCGACGCGCCCGGCTGGAAGTATGCGTGCCAGATTGCCCTGATCTTGCAGCTGCCGCGCCCAGGCTTGAGCGCCCGGACCGGTTTCCATGAGAACGATAACGTGCGGTTCGAGCTTGCACAAAAATGCGTAGAAGGCTTCTCGTGACTTGATCCGCTCCTCATAGAGCACCTGGCCCAAGGCATCTTCACCAGCGATCTGAAAGACCCGCTTGGCAAGATCAATCGCCACGGTGGTGCATGCCGGGAGATCGGATGAAGACAGAGACTGATTAACCGTCGTATGCTTTTTCATGGACTCGCCCTCGCTGTCGTTGGCTGTTTAGACTGCCACCGTGGCGCATTGACGCCTCGGCCTGGGCGAGTCCATCCAATTACAGATTTGCGAAGTGGCGGAATATAGGGTCGATCCTCAGCGCGCTTTTGGCGTGGCAACTTTGTCGCGCAAGTAAACCGGTTGGGCGTCATCGGCGACGATGGCTTCGCCACGGTGCCAGGCGAACGTGCCGAGGGTCAGCAGGTCCAGCGCGTGAGGCAAGAGCGTAGCGTCCTGGGCGCTGACATTTGCCGCAATGCGCTCGGCATAACCCCAGCCGGTGCCCGCACCGAACCAATCGCCCGTTGCAGCGCTCGGTAAAGCTGCCAGCTCCGGCGGCATGACCGCCTCTTCGCCCGCCAGCCTCATCTCCCCCGCCACTTCGCGGTAGCAACCCCAATAGACTTCGTCCATGCGCGCGTCGATGGCAGCCGCGACCTGAGTGGCGCCCTGCTCACGAAAGGCCCGTTGCGCCAGCGCCGCGAGGTTGGAGACTGGCAGTACCGGGCGATCGAGACCGAACGCCAGCCCCTGCACCACACCAATGGCGATGCGCACGCCGGTGAACGCGCCCGGCCCGCGCCCAAAGGCGATGGCATCCAGCGCCGACAGGCCGATGCCCGCCTCGGCCAGCAGGTCCTTGATCATCGGCAGGAGTTTTTGCGCGTGCAGGCGCGGGATCACCTCGTAGTGAGTCAGCACTTTGCCGTCGTGCAGCAAAGCGACTGAGCAGGCTTC encodes the following:
- a CDS encoding IS110 family transposase produces the protein MKKHTTVNQSLSSSDLPACTTVAIDLAKRVFQIAGEDALGQVLYEERIKSREAFYAFLCKLEPHVIVLMETGPGAQAWARQLQDQGNLARILPAGRVADHRSGAKNDRNDALAILRAGRDSRISAVPIKSAAELAMQALHRIRQGYVRRRTAVGNQMRGLLLEHGVAMAQGEVAISQKVPRVLEDATQPLPEMLRELIDELLGEWRHLGERVSVLTGRLEVAAKRDKTAVRLMTIRGVGPIIATAIVAKQTRPERFADARMFAAYFGLVPDQNSSGERVRLGRMTKRGDGYIRSLAIQGAHAVLRQLRHDSEQPDDRRLLQWLSRLGSKKAAVRLANRNLRIIWSLLQNDQTYRREPSNRQAAAMSH
- a CDS encoding TetR/AcrR family transcriptional regulator, with product MKSSSPTGPGPGRPKDLAKRQAILEAAKNLFIRNGYANTSMDAVAAEAGVSKLTVYSHFTDKETLFSCAVVARCEEQVPELFVDVPVDEHVEKVLLDIARGFQTLINSPESIDLNRLIITLGPQGASLTQVFFEAGPQRVLHELERFLGKLSGKNGLHFESPLDAAGHFLSLIKGVHHFRLLIGTGEIADEQTADHHASEVVTLFLKAYRV
- a CDS encoding DUF72 domain-containing protein, with translation MNLAHPPYYIGCPSWSEKAWRESLYPPDAPDLDLLGLYAQVFNAVEGNTTFYARPKPEIVQRWADALPEHFRFSAKIPRDISHGGDLRDHLGAVEDFLQLLAPLGSRLQPLWLQLSSSFGPHRLNELAAFIDALEGRPLAVEVRNMAFFTKGEDERQLNRLLLDRGVERICLDSRPLFSSVSTDPAVLHAQSKKPKVPPRPAALTSFPQVRFIGGPDEAINEGFIVQWAEKVAGWIEEGRTPSVFLHTPDNIASPQLARRFHHQLMTLLPGLPDLPQLDRGRQVEQLGLL
- the tsaB gene encoding tRNA (adenosine(37)-N6)-threonylcarbamoyltransferase complex dimerization subunit type 1 TsaB, which encodes MTTLLALDTATEACSVALLHDGKVLTHYEVIPRLHAQKLLPMIKDLLAEAGIGLSALDAIAFGRGPGAFTGVRIAIGVVQGLAFGLDRPVLPVSNLAALAQRAFREQGATQVAAAIDARMDEVYWGCYREVAGEMRLAGEEAVMPPELAALPSAATGDWFGAGTGWGYAERIAANVSAQDATLLPHALDLLTLGTFAWHRGEAIVADDAQPVYLRDKVATPKAR
- a CDS encoding extensin family protein gives rise to the protein MRGSTFFLLLVLISAAVAVSIWRGWLPVAERWNPWAPLNVRDEPNLITPFKLWRLQADPALCEAALQTSTLRYTHQADSAADAKCPLTNTLRIQGGDVALSSSFLSSCRLAVAYALFDIHQLQPAAQAVFGQKVTQVDHLGSFACRNIYNRSEGRLSQHATANALDIAGFRLADGRRISVLKDWKDDSDEGRFLRWVRDGACQQFNTVLSPDYNAAHRNHFHLDMGRWRVCR
- a CDS encoding catalase family protein translates to MSTSPLSVTPLPFEPQFEQIPDDEAQTSKELAETMHSILETTYKDGGHAIRSVHAKAHGLLHGQIHILDGLPAELAQGVFAHPGTLDVRMRFSTNPGDLLDDKVSTPRGLAIKLVGVQGARLHGSEGQVTQDFVMQNVKAFGAATPKDFLKTLKLLAKTTDKAPGMKKALSALFRGLESTVEAMGGESGTLKSLGGHPMTHLLGETYNSVVPFLYGCYYAKLSLVPVSPELTALTDQKVDLNGHPDGLREAVRSHFASKGGVWDVRIQLATDLEKMPIEDASVEWSEELSPFVTVARIEVPPQDSWSEERQQEIDDGMAFSPWHGVVEHRPLGGVMRVRKPSYELSSGFRASHNGCPMHEPR
- a CDS encoding class I SAM-dependent methyltransferase, with product MTEQHAGSRIRVDSLTPDGQETAAQWALRLGLPLDDADADFALQVAEDGLQLQQLGDDAPGPVRVDFIEGKAAHRRLFGGGSGQMIAKAVGIQPGVRPRVLDATAGLGKDAFVLASLGCEISLIERQPIIAALLEDGLARGARDLDVGGIIAQMHLLTGNSIELIRQWEGEPPQVIYLDPMFPHREKTALVKKEMRLFRPLVGDDMDAPALLEAALALATHRVVVKRPRKAPSIEGTKPSYALDGKSSRYDIYPKKALKSMGS
- a CDS encoding energy transducer TonB gives rise to the protein MSDIQQTSSIGYLTYAGDYSVRNTQTLSGVTQLWQDAFARAMAQQVDDNAGAAPEYSALATTDNLTGEPIAGATALGKIVEQRECPVQDKEIAPPEPLFLPIAEFEWDLADKPAKPFTAMEMIEQQRNLKFDDTWVRPTVLNPYDDSVEPGPGPQPRPLFLPIAEFEWDLADKPATPFSADEMTEQQRHLAFDNGWARPIVLQNLRIAA